Sequence from the Stenotrophomonas sp. 364 genome:
GACGCAGCGGCAGGCCTTCGCGGATGGCCGGCTCGTCGATCTGGATCACGCCGATGCCGGCCGCTTCCAGGTCCAGCACCTCGTCGCGCAGGGCCAGCGCGATCTGCCGGCAGGTGTCCGCGCGCGACTGGTCATCGCGCACGAACGACCACTGCAGCACCGTCACCGGGCCGGTCAGCATGCCCTTCATCGGGCGGTCGGTCAGCGACTGCGCGTACTGCGACCAGCGCACCGTCATCGGCCGTGGGCGGGTCACGTCGCCGAAGATCACCGGCGGCTTCACGCAGCGCGAGCCATAACTCTGCACCCAGCCGTTCTTGGTGAACGCGAAGCCGTCGAGCTGCTCGCCGAAGTACTCCACCATGTCGTTGCGCTCGAACTCGCCGTGCACCAGCACGTCCAGCCCGATCTGCTCCTGCACGCGCACGCAGTGCTCGGTCTGGGTGGCCAGGAACGCATCGTAGTCGGCGTCGGACAGCTTGCCGGACTTGTTGCTGGCACGTGCCTCGCGCACTTCCAGGGTCTGCGGGAAGGAACCGATCGTGGTAGTGGGGAAACGTGGCAGCTGCAGCGCGCCGGCCTGGGCCAGGTGCCGCTGCGGGTAGGGGCTGTGACGCTGCGCGTCGGCAGCAGTCAGGGCGGCCAGGCGCGCGGCCACCTCGGCCTTGTGCACGCGCGGCGAGCGCCGGCGCGATTCGATGCACGCGCGGGAGTGCGCCAGTGCATCCTCGGCGCGGGCCGGGGCGTCAATTGCATCGGCCAGCACGCGCAGCTCCTGCAGCTTCTGCTTGGAGAACGCCAGCCAGCTGTGCAGTTCCTCATCCAGCTTCTTTTCCAGGTCCAGGTCGACCGGGCTGTGCAGCAGTGAACACGACGGGGCCAGCCACAGCAGGCCGCCGCCCACGTGGCCGTGCGTGTAGCGGGCCAGCACCAGTGCGTTGTCCAGGTGGGTGCGCCAGATGTTGCGACCGTTGACCAGACCGGCCGACAGCACGCGGCCCGGTGGCAGCGCCTTGATCACCGCGTCCAGCTGCTCGGGCGCGCGCACCAGGTCCACGTGCAGCCCATCCACCGGCAGCGCGGCGGCCAGCGGCAGGTTGTCGTCCAGCGCGCCGAAGTAGGTGGCCACCAGCACCTTCGGCCGCGCCGCTGCGGCCAGCACCGCGTAGGCGTGGGTGAACGCGGCGCGGGTGGCCTCGTCCAGGTCCTGCACCAGTGCCGGCTCATCCAGCTGCACCCACTGCGCGCCGGCCTCCTTCAGCTGGCCCAGCAGCTGCACGTACACCGGCAGCAGGGCGTCGAGCAGGTCCAGCGCACGGCTGCCGTCGGTGGTCTTGGACAGCAGCAGGAACGTCACCGGGCCGAGGAGCACCGGGCGGGTCTCGATGCCCAGTGCCTTGGCCTGGCGGTATTCGGCCAGCGGCTTGTCGCCGCGCAGCGCGAAGCCCTGGCCGGCCTGCAGTTCGGGCACCAGGTAGTGGTAGTTGGTATCGAACCACTTGGTCATTTCCAGCGCATGCAGGTCATAGCCGTCGCGCTGCACGCCCCGGGCCATGGCGAAATAGCCGGCCAGCGGCTCGGCGTCGGCCAGGGCGCGGTAGCGCGCGGGGATCGCGTCGAACAGGAAAGCCGCATCGAGCACCTGATCGTAAAAGCTGAAGTCGTTGCTCGGCGGCACATCGACGCCGGCCTCGCGCTGCAGCTGCCAATGGCGCTCGCGCAGGCCGCTGGCGGTGTGCTGCAGCGACGCAGCGCTGCTTTGGCCGGACCAGAACGCTTCCAGCGCACGCTTGAGTTCGCGCTTGGCGCCGATGCGGGGAAACCCCAGGTTGGTAACAGTGGTCATGGAACGTGTCCTCATTGCAGTAGCGGCATTGAGGAACGAAGGAACCGCGCGCCGTGCACGACATGGCTGCCGTGTCCGCCCCGCCAGCGACCTTCGCCCCCGCGGGCGAACCGGATGTCGTGGAGCGGACGCACGGGGGCAGCGCCACGCGGACGGCATGGCGGCAGGCCCCGGCAACCTCCCCGCGGACGTTCCAGGTCGAATCAGGGGACGGTCGTGTCCCCCGGCCGGGGCCGGTATTCGGGCTGATGGACACGGGCGCGAACGCCCACCTAGTACCTGCCGCTTCCCAGGCCGGGGCCCAGTGCTGTTGGCAGGATTCGTTTCCATTCACCGCTGCGGGGCAGCTCCGGAATGGGCGCACGAGGCGCCTTCACCGGATTCCCGTTTAAACCCATCCCTTCATCTGCATAAAGAGATGGATACCTTCGGCGAGCACAAAGTAGGCCGAAGCCGGGCGATGGTCAAGGGGGCGTCAAACCGCAGCCGCCCGTGGGACCCATTGGAGTTGTGCCGCCCCGGCACCGGTGCAACCGACATAGGGACCCCGGCGCGGGTTGCATGAAGGATGGCGACGGTGAGGTCGGCCGATTACGGCCGTGCAGTGTCCGCCCGGCTGCGGATCTCAGCCAACGTATCGTCCCGCAGCAACCGGCCGTTCTCCCAGACCGTGAGCATCGCATCCACGTAGCCCGGCGGCAGCGTGGCGGATGTCAGCGATTCGGCGTCGGCCGGCACCGACACCGTCCGGAACTGGCCGTACTCGCGATGGCGCAGCAGGCGCATGCGGCCGCGCTTGCTCTGCTTGCCGCTGTCGGTCACCGGGTCTTTGTAGACGTCGATCCACTTCCCGTCCACGCGCGCGGCCGAGCACTTCAGCGCGAACTTCTGGGTGTCGCGGTCCAGCCGCTGCAGCAATGCACCCCCCATGCCGAAGGCGACGTTGTCGGCGGCGTAGCCGGCGGTGGTGATGCTGGCCAGGATCTGGCCGATGCTGGTCGGGTTGACGCCGTCACCCTGGATCACGCGCACGTGGTTGAGCACCTTGTAGCCCTTGCCGTTGACCACGTGGCCGAAGGCCTCATCGAGTAGCTGCAGGCACTGCAGCACCACCGCCACCGGGTCGCCCGAATCCGGGCGGATCACCACGGTGGCGCCCGAGTCGATCACCTGCTGGCGCAGGGTGGTGCCCCAGTGCCGGGTGATCGCGTGGAAGATGTCGTAGCTGTCCGACACCACCGCCACCAGTGCACCCGGGGTGGCGAAGCGGGCGAGCATGTTGCGGTAGGCCTCCACTTCGTTGTCGCGGCCCCAGCTGGTGATGGTGCTATGTTCGGCGGCCGGGATCGAACAACCGGCCATGGCCTCGTGGTAGAAGGCACGGGCGTACAGCAGGGCCGAGACGGTATCGGTGCCGAGGAAGTTGACCAGGTGCGCCGCGCCACCAATGGCGGCCGATTCCAGGCTCGACACGCCACGGCTGCCGAAGTCGTGCAGCTTGAACGGCAACTGGCCTTCCGGGTCATCGCTGGTGCGTTCCAGGTACTGGCGGATCGTCTGCTTGGCGTGCCAGCTGGTGGTGGCCACCGTGACCGGGTACCACACGCGCAGCAGCATCGTTTCCAGATACGACGGCACCCAGAACGCCTGCGGGTCGGTCGATTCGATCGTCATCAGCGCATTGTGCACCGGCACCACGGTGCCCTCGGGCACGGCGCGGATAAGGATCGGCAGCAGGCCGCCGTGCGTATCGACGATGTAGCGCCAGCCGGCCTCGTTGAAGGGCTCGCCGTGGGCGGCGAAGAGATCGCGCGCCACGTCGATGTCGGCGTGGGTGATCGGCTTGGCCAGGTAGTCCTTCAGCAACGCCTGCAGGCCGAAAAACAGCGTGCGGTCGTAGTGGCCACCACGCGACTCCACGTAAAAGAAGGTGGCGTCGGTGCCCGGCGGATACTGCAGCCAGTGGCTGGCCTTGTAGCTGTCGGTGTTGAGGAGAAGATTGTCGAGGTAATGCATGACGGGAAGCTCCTTCGCGTCGGGTGACACCGGCGGTCTATCCGCCGGCGGGAAAAGCCGGGATCAGCCCCGGCCCAGGAAGAACTCCAGGATGTGCAGGTGGTCTTCGTACAGCTTGGGGCCCATGTCCAGCGCTTCGCTGACCGGGATCCAGCGCGCCTTGTCGGCATCGTCGCCGCCGCGCACGGCCGGCAGTTCGCCGGCGGGAAAATCGAAGTGGAAGGCGTGGGTGATGGTGCGGCCGCGCTGGCTGCGTTCGGGGTGGTCGAACACATGCTGGCCCTTGAGCGAGCCCTTGAGGACCGGCGCCGGGATCTTCAACCGGGTTTCCTCGCGCAGTTCGCGCAGGCAGCTGTCGAGCAGGCCCTGCTGCTGGCCGACGAAGCCACCGGGCAACGCCCACAGGCCCTTGCCGGGTTCGGCACGGCGACGCACCAGCAGCACGTGCCCCGAATGCACCACCACCGCGTCGGTGGTGACGAACGTGGGCGCATACGGTGCGTCTTTCCAGGCGGCCTTGTACTGCTCGATGAACTGGTACTCGGCCACCAGCTGGGCGTAGGCCGGGCCGCTCTTGCGGAACGCCTCGAGCATGGCATACACCGGCGCCGGCACGTTCCCGCGCAGCATCAGCAGCGCACCGTGGAAATCCACGCTGCCGGCTTCAAACAGATAGCGGCGCAGCTCGGTGGCCGACAACGTCTCGGTGTGCTGCACATCCACCAGCGGCCACTGCGGGAATTCGCGGAGGTAGTAGCTCGAATCGTCCTTGTCCATCCCGACCAGGCCGATCTTCGCTTCGCCCGCATGCCCATCGGCGCGTATTGCCTCGGCCACCGTGCGTTGCACGCCGGCGATCCACTGCGCTTCGTTGTACAGGTGGTCCTTGAGCGGACGGATCAGCAGGCGCTCGCCCGCACCCTCAAGCGCGGCCTGGATCATCACGGCGCGTTCGGCCACGGTCCAGGGGTTGCGGAGGCTGCGGGGGGTATCGGCAGAGCCGACCAGGAAGATCAGCTTCTTGGCCCGGCTCAGTGCGAGGCGGGCAACGGCGGCATGGCCGTTATGGAAGGGCTCGAAACGCCCGATGAACACCAGATAGTCATATTCCATGAGAATCCCCCATGTCGTTGCAGGTGCCGTGGGTCTATCCCTTGGCTGGTGCCAATGCTACTCCTCTGTCCTGCGCCGTCAACATCGGTCGCGCGTGCCGTCGAGCACGGCCACCACCTGCGCCACGCGCTGCTGCAGCGGGCCGACCAGCACGGTGAACGGCATCCCGTGAGCGTCCAGCGCCTGCAGATACGCGCGGTGCTGCGCGTGCCGGAACGCGTCATCGCGCCGGGTGCCGTCCTGTACGAACGGGAAATCCGGCGCGCACAGGAACAGGTGGGTGTAGCGCCGTTGCGCCAATGCATGCAGTGCCGGTTCGGCGCGACCGAACATGGACAGGCAGTACAGCAGCGTGGTCAGTGGCGTGGTATCGCAGACCAGCCAGCGATGGGCCTGTTCGGCCAGTGTCTCTTCGCGCGCTACCTGCACTTGTGCGATGTGCAGCAGGTCGTCGTAGTCGAGCGCGCCGCCACGTGCCACCCAATGTTCGCGTCCGAACTCGGCCGCCCACGCGGTCTGCAGCTGAGCGGCCAGCGCGGCGGCGAGCGTGGTCTTGCCGCTGGACTCGCCGCCGAGCAGGCCAATGCGGCCGACGAAACCTGCGTACACGCGCGGATCGAGGAAGCCGCGCAGTGCGTGCGGGTCACGCCGCACCGCCGTGCCCGACACCGCCACCGTGCTGCGGGCCGGGTCCAGGCACACATGCGCCACCGGCCAGTGCGTGCCGGCCTGCGCACTGAAATGGCGCTGCAGTGCGGCCGCGAATCCATCGCCGTAGGCCTCGCTGGTGAATACCGCGTCCACCCGGCGCTGCCACAGCGTGCTGCACACCCAGGCCACGAACGCACGCTGCGTGGCATCATCATCGCTGTTGTCCGGCAGCGGCCGCATCGGCACGCCCAGTTCCGCGCAGCAGGCCGCCAGCCGTGCTTCGTCGAGCACCAGCCGGGTGACCTGCGGGTACAGCGCCTGCAGCCACGCCTCACGCCGGTCGGCCTCACAGCCGGGCAGTTCCGGCTGGCTCCAGCTGAGCAGCAGCACGCTGTCGCAGCGGCGCAGCGCGTGGTCGATCAGGGCCTGGTGGCCCCGGTGCAGCGGGCTGAACTTGCCCACCACCAGGCCGGTGGCGAAACGTTCAACCATGCGCGGCACCGGTCTGGTCGCGCATCAAGTGCCGCCAATGCCGCAGCGAAACCAGCGCGTTGATCCAGAACACCCCGTAGAGCACCGCAGTGAGGTGCAACCCGCGGCTGGCGTACAGCGGAATGGCGATGCTGTTGACCAGCAGCCAGAACCACCAGGAATCCAGCTTGCGGCGCATCATCAGCAGCTGCGCCACCACGCTCAGCACCAGCACCGCCGAATCCAGGAACGGCGCGTAGGCGTCGGTCCAGGTGTGCAGCAGCAGGCCGTAGCCAATGCTGGCCAGCACCGCCGACGGCAGCATCCAGCCCAGCGTGCGCAGCTGTACCCGGCTGATCGGCAATGCATGCCCGTGGTCGCCGCGTAGCCACTGCCACCAGCCGATCACGCTGGTGAGCACGAACACGCCCTGCAGCACCACATCGGCATAGAGCCGGGCCTCGTAGAACACCAGGCCGAACAAGGTGCAGCCGATGATGCCGGTCCACCAGGTATGCACGCTGTTGCGCCCGGCCAGCAGGATCGAGGCGGCCACGGTGAGGTTGGCGGCAATTTCCAAAGCGCTGGTCATGCGGCTGCGCCGGCGGGCGGGGAACGCAGGGTGGGCGTCGGCATCGGGTTCTTCAGCGGCAGCGGTGACAAGCCGCCCAGTTTACCCGCCGCCCGCAGTGCATCCGCCGCGGCGCTGGCTGCGTATCTGCTGGTGACCCCCACGTGGAGCCGGGCATGCGCCGATCCCTCTTACTGTCCTTGGTGCTGCTGCTGTGCCCGGTGCTGCCGGCCGCGGCCCAGCAGGTGCTGCGCCAGGAAGGCCGCGCCTATGCGCCGGCCGATGGCCGCCTGCTGTACCGCGAAACCCACTGGCTGCAGGGCCCGCCCACGGCGCGTTCCCGGCTGGTGCTGTACCGCTGTGCCGACGGCCGCGCGTTCGCGCGCAAGTGGATGACCCCGCAGGGCAGCCCGCAGACCCCCGATTTCGCCTTCGAAGATGCCCGCAACGGCTACCAGGAAGGCCTCCAGGCCAGCGCCACGGGGCGGACCGTGTACGTGCGTGAAGACGCGCGCGCCGACCGGGTCAGCCGTGCCATCGCGATCCCGCCCGATGCAGTGGTCGATGCCGGCTTCGATGCCGCCGTGCTGGGCCACTGGGACGCCCTGCAGGCCGGCCGCCCGGTGGCGTTCCAGTTCCTGCTGCCCAGCCGTCAGCGGCTGGTGCCGTTGAAACTTCAACGCAACGCGTCGGTCACCTGGCAGGGCCAACCGGCCGAACAACTGCAGATGCGGCTGGATGCCTGGTTCGGCTTCGCGGTCCCGGCGGTGACCCTGGTGTATGCGCGCAACCGCCCGCGCCTGCTGCAGTTCAGCGGCACCGGCAACGTGCGTGATGCGCAGGGACGCTACCCGCAGGTGCGCGTCGAATTCCCGGCCGAGCCGGTCACGGCGAGCGCCGCCGAACTGGCCGCGGCACGGCAGCAGCCGCTGGTGGCCACATGCGCCGGATGACGCCCCCCTTGCGCCCTGCGCGCGCAGCGACGACGATGCGGGCTGTCTTCCTGCCGATGTTGAGTCTGCGATGCCTGAGCTGGAGCTTGCCGATACGGGTGCCGCACGGCGCCTCGACGACCTGCTGGTCCGGGTTGCCAGCGGCGATCGCCAGGCCTTCGAGTCGGTGTATCAGCTGGCGTCCGGACGCCTGTTTGCGATCTGCCTGCATGTCCTGCGCGACCGCAGCGACGCCGAAGAGGTGCTGCAGGATGTCTTCACCAGCGTCTGGCACAAGGCGGCGCAGTTCGACCGCGCCAAGGCGGCGGCCATGACCTGGCTGTCGATGATGGCGCGCAACCGCGCGATCGACCGTCTGCGCGCGTCGCCGCCGCGCCCGCTGGAGGACGTGTCGGTGGCCGATGAAATCCCCGATTTCGCCCCGCAACCGGCCCAGGTGGCCGAACAGGCCAACGACAGGCAGCGCTTGGACGACTGCCTGGACACCCTGGAACCGCGCCGCCGTTCGCTGATCCGGTTGGCGTTCCTGGACGGGGCCAGCTATGAGGAACTGGCGCGCCGGATCGGCTCGCCCCTGGGTTCGGTGAAAAGCTGGATCCGGCGCGGCCTGGGCCAACTACGGGTGTGCCTGGAACGATGAACATCCGCGACCTCCATGACCTGCATGACGACGGCCAACCGCCGAGCGCTGACATCCTGGCCGGCGAATACGTGCTGGGCGTGCTCGATGCCGCCCAACGCAGCGAGGCCGAGCAGCGCATCGCCAAGGACCCCGGCTTCGCCCGGCTGGTGAGCCAGTGGGAAAACCGCCTGGCGCCCATGCTGGACACGCTGGGCAGTGAAGCGGTGCCTGCGCACGTGTGGCCGCGCATCCGTACCGCGCTGGGCTGGCCGGCGGTCGGTGCCGGTGCGCCCCGCGCGTGGCAGCGCACCGGGTTCTGGCAGGGCATGACCGCCCTGGCTGCCGTGGTCGCACTGGTGGCGGTGTTCAGCCGAGGCCAGCTGGAACCGGTGGCCCCGGTTGCCCCCCCGGTGGCGGTCACCCCGACACCGCCGCCCACCCCGTCCGAACCGGAGCAGGCGACCAAGCCGGTCACCCCGCTGGTGCACGACGACGGCACGCCAGGCTGGTTGGCCTCGGTGGACAAGGCCCAGGGCAAGGTGCTGATGGTGCCGGTGCCGGCTGCTGCCGATGCGGCCGGGCGCGCCCCGGAACTGTGGTTGATCCCGGCCGGCGGCACGCCGCGTTCGCTGGGCCTTGTGTCCATCAACCGCGCCCATACGGTGACCGTGCCGGACGCACTGCGTGATGCGCTGGTGAACGGCTCCGTGCTGGCCATCACGCTGGAACCGTCCAGTGGCGCGCCGCAGGGCATCCCGACCGGGCCGATCATCGCCAAGGGCGACATCGCCACCCTGTAACGCGCTTTTTTTGGTTCTTCTCCCATCTGAGAGAAGGCGCAGATTGGATCGGCTGGCGTCCCCGATCGGGGCGGTCGCGCGCGTGAGGGCCCCGTAGCAGCCGGTAGGCCCCTGGCGCAAATGTCCCCCGGCCGCGGGGCGGCCTCCTCCTTTATTTTGCCCAGGAGCCTACCGGCTGCTACGGGGCTCGGCTTGCGGTAAGCAGGGGAGAAGCCTGGCTTTTCGGGCGCTGTCGGTGGGTCGGGCGCTGGGTCCCCATGCCCTTGGAGGCGAAATAAAGGGGGAGGGGGCGGCCGCAGGCCGACGCCGGAGGACATTCGCCGGAAAGGGCATGGGGGCCCAGCGCCCGGCCCGCCGACGGCTGCGCCTGAAAAGCGTCAAGGCACGTTTCTGCCTGCCCCTCAGCTAGGCGAAGAACCTTTTTTTCCGGATCCGTGCATCCGGATGGGCCTGGTTCCCGTATCTCCTGACAAGCACGCCAGGAGATTCGCGATATGTCGGCCGGACCCGCCACTGCAGCACCCCGCACGGCCCGCCGTGGCCTGATGGCCACCGTGCGGCGCTGGTTCGATACCAGCGCCGAGGCGGCGGTGGCCGACGACGCGGCGCAGCGCGTGGACTGGCTGCGCGCGATTCCGTTCGCGGCGATGCACCTGGCCTGCCTGGCGGTGATCTGGGTGGGGGTTTCCTGGGTGGCAGTGGGCGTTGCGGTGGCGTTGTATGCCGTGCGGATGTTCGCCATCACCGCCTTCTACCACCGCTACTTCTCGCACCGCACCTTCCGCACCTCGCGCGCGGTGCAGTTCGTGTTCGCGGTGATCGGCGCGGCCAGCGTACAGCGCGGCCCGCTGTGGTGGGCCGCCCACCACCGCACCCACCACCGCCACACCGACACCCCCGCCGATCCGCACTCGCCCGGCGTGCATGGCTTCTGGTGGAGCCACATGGGCTGGTTCCTCACCACCCACGGCTTCCGCACCCAGTGGGACCGCATCCCCGACCTGGCCAAGTACCCGGAACTGCGCTGGCTGGACCGCTTCGACACGCTGGTGCCGATCGCGCTGGCCGCCGCCCTGTTCGGTTTGGGCGTATTGCTCGAACACGTGGCGCCGTCCTGGGGCACCACCGGCGGACAGATGCTGGTGTGGGGCTTCTTCATCTCCACCGTGGTGCTGTTCCACGCCACGGTCACCATCAACTCACTGGCGCACCGTTTCGGCCGCCAGCGGTTCGCCACCGGTGACGACAGCCGCAACAACCTGTGGCTGGCGCTGCTCACCTTCGGCGAGGGCTGGCACAACAACCACCACTTCTTCCCGGGCGCCGCGCGCCAGGGCTTCTACTGGTGGGAGATCGATGTGACCTGGTACGGCCTGCGGCTGATGGCGGCGCTGGGCCTGGTGCGCGACCTCAAACCCGTGCCGGCCTGGGTGCTGGCCAAGGCGGAGCACTGACATGCGTATCGCCGTGATCGGATCGGGCATCGCCGGCCTGGCCAGCGCCTGGTGGCTGGGCCAGCAGCACGAGGTGACGCTGTTTGAGGCCAACGACTACCTGGGCGGCCACACCCACACCCACCAGGTGCAGGTGGACGGCGCCAGCCATGCGGTGGACACCGGCTTCATCGTGTTCAACCCGCTGCACTACCCGCTGCTCACCGCGCTGTTCGACGAACTCAACGTGGCCTCCCAGCCCACCACCATGAGCTTTTCGGTGCACAGCGAGCGCAGCGGGCTGGAGTACAACGCCACTTCGCTGGACGGGCTGTTCTGCCAGCGTCGCAACCTCGTTTCCCCGCGCTTCTGGGGCATGCTCGGCGACCTGCGTCGCTTCTACCGCGAGGCGCCGGCGTTGCTGCACGGCGACGATGCGGGGCCTTCACTGGGGGACTACCTGCGCGCCGGCCACTATGGGCGCACCTTCATCGACGAGCACCTTCTGCCCATGGCCTCGGCGTTGTGGTCCTCGCCTACCGCCAGCCTCGAAGCCTTCCCGGCGCGCTACCTGGTGCAGTTCATGGCCAACCACCAGATGCTGCAGGTGAGTGGTCGCGCACCGTGGCGGGTGGTGCAGGGCGGCTCGGCGCGCTACATCGACGCGATGCGACGGCGTTGGCACGTTCGCGAACGGCTGGATTGCCGCGTGTTCGGCGTGGAGCGCCACGAGCATGGGGTGCGCGTCCACAGCGCAGCCGGGCTGGAGGGCTTTGACCAGCTGGTGCTGGCCTGCCACAGCGACCAGGCCCTGGCGCTGCTGTCCGATGCCGACCGGAGCGAGCGCAGCGTGCTCGGCGCGATCCGCTACCAGCCCAACGAGGTGGTGCTGCATACCGACGCGCGCCTGCTGCCGCGCAACCGCAAGGCCTGGGCCGCCTGGAACGCACACGTACCGGCCAGCCCGCTGGCGCCGTGCACGGTCAGCTACCTGATGAACCAACTGCAGGGCATCGACACGCCCACGCCGCTGGTGGTCACCTTGAACCGCACAGCCGCCATCGATCCGGCCAAGGTGCTGCGCACGCTGCACTACGCGCACCCGGTGCATGACCACGCGATGGTGGCGGCGCAGCAGCGCTGGGCCGAGATCCAGGGCCAGCGCCGCACCTGGTTTGCCGGCGCGTACTGGGGCTGGGGCTTCCACGAAGACGGTATCCGCAGTGCACGGCGCGTGGTCGATGCGCTGCAGGCGCTGGACGCCGAGTCGTACTGGCCGCTGGCCGAGGCGCAACCGGCATGAGTGCCAGCGCCCTTTACCGTGGCCGCATGCGCCACCGCCGCCACGCCCCGCACCCGCATGCGTTCGGTTACCCGGTGGCGCAGCTGCTGCTGGACCTGGATGAGATCGACACGCTGTTCGCGCGGCGCTGGCTGTGGTCGGTGGGACGCCGCAACCTGGCCGAATTCCGCCGCAGCGACTACCTCGGCGACCCGGAGCAACCGCTGGCCGACGCGGTACGCGCGCGCATCACGGCGGCATTGGGCCGCGCACCCCACGGACCGATCCGCCTGCTCACCCACCTGCGTTATGCCGGCCACGTGTTCAACCCGGTCAGCTTCTACTACTGCTACGCCGACGATGGCCGCACGCTGGACTGCATCGTGGCCGAGATCACCAACACCCCTTGGAAGGAGCGGCACGCCTACGTGCTGCCGGTAGCCGCCGCCGATGCCAGCGGCCGCGCGCTGGCCTGGGAATTCGACAAGCAGTTCCATGTATCGCCCTTCATGGCCATGGACTGCCACTACCGCTGGCGTTTCACCGCGCCCGGTGACGACCTGCATGTGCACATGCAGGTGTGGCGCGCCGGCGTACGCCAGTTCGATGCCGATTTGATACTGCAACGCCACCCGATCACCGCGCGCAGCCTGGCCGGCGTGCTGCTGCGCTTCCCGCTGATGACCGTCCAGGTGGTGGCCGCCATCCATTGGCAGGCACTGCGCCTGTGGCTCAAGCGCACTCCCGTCCACGACCATCCATCGCTTGCAGGAAAACGCCCATGAACGACATGACCCGCCCGGTTGCGCTGCTGACGCCCACGGCGCTGGAGCGCTTCCTGCGCGATCGCCTGCTGGCCCAGCTGGCGCCCCTGAGCGGCGGCTGCCTGCAGCTGCGCGATGCTGCCGGCGATGTGCTGCTGGGCGATCCGGCGGCCACCCTGCGCGTCAGCGTGTGGGTGGATGACCCCGCCTTCTACCGGGCGGTGGCGGCGCAGGGCAGCGTGGGCGCGGGCGAATCCTACATCCGTGGCGACTGGCACTGCAGCGACCTGGTGGCGCTGGTGCAGCTGCTGGTGCGCAACCGCGACCTGCTTGACGGCATGGAGCGTGGCGTGGCGCGCGTCGGCGGCTGGCTGCTGAAGGGCTGGAACCGGCTGCGCCGCAATACCCGCGAAGGCAGCCGCCGCAACATCGCCGCGCATTACGACCTGGGCAATCCGTTTTTCTCGCTGTTCCTGTCGCCGGACCTGATGTACTCCTCGGCGCTGTATGCCAGCCCGGCCGACTCGCTGGAAGACGCCTCGCGGCGCAAGCTGGCACGCATCTGCGC
This genomic interval carries:
- a CDS encoding anti-sigma factor; this translates as MNIRDLHDLHDDGQPPSADILAGEYVLGVLDAAQRSEAEQRIAKDPGFARLVSQWENRLAPMLDTLGSEAVPAHVWPRIRTALGWPAVGAGAPRAWQRTGFWQGMTALAAVVALVAVFSRGQLEPVAPVAPPVAVTPTPPPTPSEPEQATKPVTPLVHDDGTPGWLASVDKAQGKVLMVPVPAAADAAGRAPELWLIPAGGTPRSLGLVSINRAHTVTVPDALRDALVNGSVLAITLEPSSGAPQGIPTGPIIAKGDIATL
- a CDS encoding acyl-CoA desaturase, with protein sequence MSAGPATAAPRTARRGLMATVRRWFDTSAEAAVADDAAQRVDWLRAIPFAAMHLACLAVIWVGVSWVAVGVAVALYAVRMFAITAFYHRYFSHRTFRTSRAVQFVFAVIGAASVQRGPLWWAAHHRTHHRHTDTPADPHSPGVHGFWWSHMGWFLTTHGFRTQWDRIPDLAKYPELRWLDRFDTLVPIALAAALFGLGVLLEHVAPSWGTTGGQMLVWGFFISTVVLFHATVTINSLAHRFGRQRFATGDDSRNNLWLALLTFGEGWHNNHHFFPGAARQGFYWWEIDVTWYGLRLMAALGLVRDLKPVPAWVLAKAEH
- a CDS encoding DUF1365 domain-containing protein, with the translated sequence MSASALYRGRMRHRRHAPHPHAFGYPVAQLLLDLDEIDTLFARRWLWSVGRRNLAEFRRSDYLGDPEQPLADAVRARITAALGRAPHGPIRLLTHLRYAGHVFNPVSFYYCYADDGRTLDCIVAEITNTPWKERHAYVLPVAAADASGRALAWEFDKQFHVSPFMAMDCHYRWRFTAPGDDLHVHMQVWRAGVRQFDADLILQRHPITARSLAGVLLRFPLMTVQVVAAIHWQALRLWLKRTPVHDHPSLAGKRP
- a CDS encoding FAD-dependent oxidoreductase; amino-acid sequence: MRIAVIGSGIAGLASAWWLGQQHEVTLFEANDYLGGHTHTHQVQVDGASHAVDTGFIVFNPLHYPLLTALFDELNVASQPTTMSFSVHSERSGLEYNATSLDGLFCQRRNLVSPRFWGMLGDLRRFYREAPALLHGDDAGPSLGDYLRAGHYGRTFIDEHLLPMASALWSSPTASLEAFPARYLVQFMANHQMLQVSGRAPWRVVQGGSARYIDAMRRRWHVRERLDCRVFGVERHEHGVRVHSAAGLEGFDQLVLACHSDQALALLSDADRSERSVLGAIRYQPNEVVLHTDARLLPRNRKAWAAWNAHVPASPLAPCTVSYLMNQLQGIDTPTPLVVTLNRTAAIDPAKVLRTLHYAHPVHDHAMVAAQQRWAEIQGQRRTWFAGAYWGWGFHEDGIRSARRVVDALQALDAESYWPLAEAQPA